The genomic interval CTATCTTGTAGAGAACAGATGCACTATCGCTTACGAAGCACAAGCAATTAACAACCTACAATTATTTAAACTTACTACATTATGTCAGCAGCTTATCACAAGTTTACGCTCGGCAACACGCTTACAGACGAGCAAAAAGCGTTTTTCGAAGAGCACGGCTACATTCACTTTTCCGGATTCCTTTCACCGGAAGAAGTACAGGAAATTGTCAGCGCTTCGGAAGAAGTGCAGCAGAACTGGATTGCCAACAAAGTAGAAAAAGTGAATGGCGTTCCTGTAAAGTACGGGAAAGACCTTGATGGCAAACCCATTGTACAACGTTTTGCATTTTTAAACCAGCATACAAAAGTGCTTGCAGACCTTCTCAAGGATAACCGGCTGCAGGCATTGCTTCAGTTAATAGGGCCGGGCGCCCGTATCGGTGCGGATGAAAAAGACGGGATGGTACTGAATCATTACGTGAATGGTCCTGAAAGTACCTTTACTAAAATGGGATGGCATACGGACGGTTTACGCGATATTTTCCTTGGCGGCAAACTGAATCCGATGTTGAATGTGGGCATACATCTCAGCACATTGCGCCCTGAAAATGGCGGCCTTCGCATTATACCAGGCACACATAAGCAGGGCATTCTGAGTATGTTGTTCCGCAAGAAATATTTCATCGGTCATAAACCCGATAAGAATGAACTGGCCATCACGCCGAGGGCGGGCGATCTTACAGTACATGACGGACGCTTATGGCATCGTGTTGCGAAATCAGATATCATTGGGGAAGAAAGCCGGAGAAGGGTGATCTATGTGCCCATCATTGCGGGCAAATATGAACCCAAACATGAGAACAGTCCCACCTTACTTTATCAACGTCTGGCAGGTGTTATTCTCAAATAATCCCTGCTTATACATCATTGCAAAATGGCGGATCTGCAGGTCCGTCATTTTTTTTCTCATTAATAAGCTGTCTTATTTTGCTGCTTTTCTTCAAACCGCTTCCTGTTCTCCAATATTGTGTCCATATGGGTATGGCCCCAGGCAGCGAGTTGCTGAATGTGCGGGACAAGGCTCTTTCCCAACCCGGAAAGTTCATATTCTACTCTCGGTGGTATCTCAGGGTAGAATTGCCTTATAATCAGTCCGTCCGATTCGAGCGAGCGCAATGTGACTGTCAGCATCTTCTGCGAAATATCGCCTATCGTCTGCGCTATCTGGCTAAAACGGAGCTTTCCCTCGTGGGACAACAATTCTATTATCAGGATAGACCATTTATCGCCAAACCTGTCCAGCACCTGCCGGATAGGGCAAGTCCCACCTCTCCAGATCTTTTCACCACTTTTTCTACTCATAACATATTGATTTCTACGATTGTTACTAAAAGGTTAGTAAGTTGCTGCGGTGAAACGTTCTTGTTTTACAATAACTCTCCTCCTACCTTTGGCTTTCTAAAAGAAAGTAACTCTCTAAAAGGAGTAAAATTATCACAAATATTTAAGATTATGAGAAAACGGGAATAATGTGAAGTATTAACCTAGTTTAAGATTTTCATTAACGATATATGTTGAAACATCTATTATCCAAAAAAAGATATACTTTTGAATTCTAAACAAGAGCAAACATGAAAAAAATCACAATCATCGCCTCTTTATTGGCCCTTTCAGCAACTACTTTTGCACAAACAACATGGTCTGTAGACAAAGCTCACTCAAGACTTGGTTACAGCGTTTCTCACATGACCATCTCTGAGCAGGAAGGTAACTTCAAAGATTACGATGTAAAGATCACCACTACTAAAGATGACTTCTCTGACGCTTCTTTCGAAGTAACTATCAATGTGAACAGCATCAACACTGAAAACGAAATGCGTGACAAGCACCTGAAGAGCCCAGACTTCTTCGATGCTGAGAAATTCTCTACCATCACTTTCAAGAGCACTTCCTTCAAGAAAGTAAGCGGTAAACAATACAAACTGACTGGCGATCTGACCCTGCATGGCGTAACTAAACCAGTTACTTTAACTGCAGTTTACAACGGTACTGTTGAGAATCCAATGAGCAAAAAACCAGTAGCTGGTTTCACTATCACCGGTGCTATCAAACGTGCTGATTTCGGTTTCGCTACCGCTATGCCAGCTGCTGTACTGGGTGAAACTATCAGCCTGAGAGCAAGTGGTGAATTCACTAAATAATAAAGAAGGCAATGAAAAGATTAATTATATTTTCATCAACACTGCTGCTGTCGGCAGCAGTGTTTGCCTACGCTGTACTGGCGCAGGCCTGGAACATCAGTGGTAAATACAATATCAGCTTCTCCAGCAGTGCTGCAGGCGGTATCTTCAAAACCTTCAAAGGCACCATTGCGTTCGACGAACAGAACCTGGCGGCTTCCAATTTTAACGTTACTGTAGATGTTGCCTCTATCAATACCGGCAACGCCCTCCAGAACAAACACGCTAAAAGCGACGAATGGTTTGATGCTGCGAAATACCCTGAGATCAAATACACTTCCAAAAAGATCGTGAAAGCGGGCGCTGGCTACCAGGTAACCGGTGATCTTGAGATTCACGGCGTTAAGAAGGAATTCACTATTCCTTTCACCTTTAAGAAAGCTGGCAACGCCGCTACCTTCAATGGCACATTCAAAGTGAACCGCAACGATTTCCATATTGGCAAACCAGGCGGCGACGTTCCGGATGTGATCGATGTTACAGTAGCTGTTCCTGTTGTTAAAGCCTAATCTTCAAATAGCATTTATGGGTAAAAAAATATTGCTGCTTGCGGTGCTCGCAGTATTGGTGGGTGTTCTTTCAGGCATAGCTGGTGTCGTTTACCAGAAAGTGTATATTGAAACTGTAGGTGAAGGCTTCGTAAATATCGCCAGCGTAAAAAATATTATGACGGGCTGTATACTGGGTACACTGGTAGCCGCTGTTGGTTACTTCCTGCTCAGCCTCGTTTTGAAGGGCAAAACAGAAATGGTATTTAACATCCTGTTTGTCATTCTTTCTTTTGCAAGCATCCTGGGACCAATTGGTTTCAAATTACCACTGGATCAGGACTCGCCTGAATTATTCCCCGGACTGACAGTGCCCATGCACTTTTTTCCGGCACTCGGGTGGTTTGCACTAAGGCCATTTTTTGGTAAATCAATCTAACTGTACACAGATACGATATAAAAAAAACGCCCCTCCCGGAGCGTTTTTTTTTATGTCTGTGAATATGCTTCTTACACAAATGAGCTGAATCCCGTAATGGCACGTCCCACAATCAGTGTATTGATCTCTTTCGTGCCTTCGTAAGAGTAGATCGCTTCCGCATCGGCAACAAAGCGGGCTACATTGTACTCCAGCAATATGCCGTTGCCTCCCATTACTTCCCGCGCTCCTCTTACCACGTCCCGCGTTCTGAGAGAACAGAATACCTTGGCAATAGACGCATGCTCATCTGCCAGCAGGCCCTGGTCCTGTAACTCAGATAAACGATATACCATGGTTTGCATAGCCGTCAGGTTAGACAGCATTTCCACCAGGTGGTTCTGTATGAGCTGGAAAGAAGCGATCGGCTTCCCGAACTGCTTTCTTTTCAGCGTATATGCCAGGGCATTTTCGTACGCGCCGCGTGCACAGCCTACGGCCAGCCAGGCTACACCCGCCCTGGTCATACGCAGTACTTTGGCGGTATCTTTAAAGGAATTGGCGTGCTCGAGGCGGTCTTTCTCTTCCACTACACAATCTTTCAGGGTGATCAGTCCATTCTGCACTATGCGCAGGGCCATTTTGCCATGCATCTTTTCCACGCTGAAACCGGGTGTACCTTTCCGCAGCAGGAAGCCCTTTACCTGGTTGTCATCCACATCCCTCGCCCAGATCACTACCACATCGGCAAAAGTGGCATTACCGATCCATTTCTTCTGGCCATTCAGTACCCAGGTATCCCCTACCCGTTTTACGGTGGTGGTAAGTCCGCCGGCAGCCCCGGAACCCACTTCCGGTTCCGTGAGGCCAAAAGCGCCAATCTTCTTTAACTGCTGCATGTCTGGCAGCCATTCCTTCTTCTGGGCCTCTGATCCCAACAGGTAAATGGAGCCCATGGCCAATCCGCTCTGTACACCGAAAAAAGTGGCCATAGAGCAGTCTACCCTGGCTATTTCCATGGTAACGATCCCCTCCATCAGGAAAGACTTGTTTGGCCCTCCGTAGCCCTCATACGTGGAACCGCAGATATTCAGGGCTGCCATTTTGGGCAGCAGTTCGAAAGGAAATTCTGCCTTCATCCAGTATTCATTCACTACGGGCTGGATCTCCTGTTCCATAAATTGCCTTACCCGCAGCTGCAGCGCTTTATCCTCCGGCGACAACATGCTGCTGAGATCATAAAAATCCCCGTTCACGGGTGGCAACTCTTTTTTCTGCCCTCCGCCACTGCTTTGGAGCATCCTCATTAAGCCTGACAATTGCTGGTCGTTCATCTTGCCAACAGTTGCCATTACCTTAGGCAGATCTATCTTCTCCGATAAACGCCCTAATTGTTCAAAATCAATGCTCTTCAGTAAGTGGAAGGCCTGTCTGATGGTGGATAATTTAACTGCCATGGAATAGATTTAGTGCATTAAATTACCCAAAACTGTCAAATGTTTATTCCACCTGGAAGATTAATTTGGAGGAATCGGTGGATAGACGGATGTGGGACATTTCCAGCTCCACCTTTTCCGTTACTTTCTTACGGGCTATTAAATTGTAGGGAAAACGTAACCAGATCTTGAACTTAATAGCAGGTTCTTCATTATCAAGCCGGTAGCCAAATCTTATTTCTCTGATCTTATTCCGTCCCAGGGCATTGGTGAGGTGACGGACCACCTCCGTCGGATTTTCCAAAGTTGTGTATTCTTGCATGATGATGGCTTAGGTTTAACTCCTAAAAGGTAACTTTCAATAAAAAATATATAACGATTGCGACCATTTCACAGGGGCTTCAGAGAACAGGACCTCAGGCTCAGCTGTAAATTTCAGATCTAAACAGGTATCTTTGGGAGAACACCTTCCATTTATGTAAACGCTGATGAAACTATACCTATTCTCTCCCATCGAAAAAAAATACAGGGAAGAATTTAATCATCATACAATGCTGCAGAACATAAAAGTTACAGCATTCATCTCACTCACCGTTGCTATCACTGCAATGACGGTACGTGTCATATCCTGGATTGTCCCTTACCAGGCAATGGTTTCATCCGATCAGTTCAATGAATACCGGATCATTAACAATTATACAATTATCACTTCCACGCTTTTTGCAGGCCTGCTTTTTTTCATCTGGAAGAAGTCCGCTCCAAAACAGCAAAATCGATACCATTTTATCAGCATCCTCTACTCACTGTCGTTTATCGGTTCCTGCATGGCCCTTACTTTCGTGGCGCAGCATAACCCTAAAAACACGATGACAATGATGCTGTTAGGACTGATCAGCGTGGGGGTACTGCTGGTGTACTCACTTCGTAATCTCTTACTGGTAGCCGGCTCCACCATTGTTACGTTTATGTTATTCTTTCACATCTTCCAGCTGTCTGCCGATACGCGTTCACTGAATTATGTGGTATTCTGGTTGATCATTACCTGTTTCCTGTTTATTTCCCGCCTCATATATTCATATCATGCGAATTACTTTATCAAGCTAAAAACCATCGAAGACAAGAACAGGGAAATCGAAAAAGCGAACCAACTGAAGAATAAAATACTCGCTATTGTGGCGCATGACCTGCGCAACCCCATTTCGGGAATACGGTCTGTAACGCATCTTATGCAGGAATACCCTTATACGAAAGACCAGGAAGAGAAATACCTCTACTGGATCATGGATGCCTGTAAAACAGCTGACCAGATCATCGAGGAATTGCTGATGGCTGCAAAACAGCGGGAAGCTGACCTCTTGCAGACGGATTATGTGTCGCTGAACGAATGGTTGAAACATGTACGGGACAACTGGCTGCAGCAATCGAACTTTAACAGGGATATTATGCTGGAATTGCCGCAACAGGAGTTGAAAGCGCGTATCCATACGGGGAAGATGCAGCGCGTGGTCGATAACCTGCTGCACAATGCCGCGAAATTCACGCCTGCAGAGGGTAATATCACTTTGGGCATGCAACAGTACAGGGGCGGCGTGCGTATATCCGTTACGGATACGGGTATCGGTATTCCTCAGGAACTACTTCCCACACTATTCGACCAGTTTACTGCTTCGAGCCGCCAGGGATTGAACAATGAACCTTCCAATGGCCTCGGACTGCATATCTGTAAACAACTGGTGCAGGAACACGGTGGCAGCATTTACGTTAGTTCCGAAGAGAACCAGGGAACTATCTTCAATATAGATCTCCCCTTTACACTACTATAACCGCTAACGTTATTTATTTTCCATCTCCGGACAGTTGCGGGCATCTTTATTGTCGTACTGCACTATAAGGGCCATCAGGCGCTTTTTCAGATCAGCTGTATTCTGCTCCCGGATTTCCTATTGCAGCTATTATGCAGCTCTCCTTCACCGTTCACCGCTGGCATAAAGGAAATAGCCCGCATATCTGCAGGCGCTTTTACACCGGCAATATCCGGTAAGGCAGGCGCCAGTCACTAAGGTTGCTCTGCTGGGGCCACAAATGGGGTTTGTGACCAAGGGTGAGGTTGAACAAATCCCTTCACGGGCAATCCTGTCGATATCCGGCGTTTGCACATACCTGTTACCATAGGCGCTGATGGCCGGGAAGTGTGATCATCCGAAAGAATGAAGATGATATTTGGTCGTTTCGACTGGCCGCTCAGTTTGGCGGGCGCAAGGAGTACAATTAGTGCGACAAATACAGTTTTTCCACATACACATAGAGATACTCGTTTAGCCATAGTATCCTACGTGCCCGTACATATTCTCAGGGATACGATGTGGCGCCTTTTCCACGATCTTCCACATGTACGACCTGGAGTATACGTGTGGCAATTGCATTCACTAACTGGGGATCCGCTGCATAGTCTGCATTAGGCTGCAGGTCGCCATTGCCCTGTAACAGATAATCGATAGAGTGATCCTCGTCGAGTACAGCTTTATAGTGCTCTATCCCCTTTGATTCGTGAGGTTGAACAACAACTACATAGTTGTCTCCTTTCAAATCAAAATCTAATGTAAAATCTTTCATACGGCATTTTGTTTAGGAAGAACAGTTGTATGTAATCTAAATATAACAAAATTAAGGCCATGTGGTTGCAAAAAGATTTCATTATGCACTAGTCTTCTTTTGCCCCTTTTTCTCCTGTAAACCAGTGCTCTTTCTGCTTAAATAGTACATTAAAGGTAGTAAGTGATCCGTATATCCTGGTAATATACTGCTGCATATTTATTTTGTCTTCGTCACTTAATTGCTTGTGACTGTTTATCTGCTGCTCCAATACACGAAGGCGGTCGCGGACCATCACTATTTTATGAAAAAACGCTTCAATGGGTATCTCCTTGGGCTTCAATGAAGGATCTTTAGGTTGCAATGTCATTACGCCCCCCTCCCATCTTTCACCCAGCGGAACCACTTCTGTCAGCCCGCCCCATAGCCGTAGTATTTTCAGCAGGGACGTTTCAACAGATGATACGGTTTCCAGTTCTATGCTTTGATTCTCGATGTGCAGTATTTCAAAAAGAGGGTCTGTTTTATCGACCTCAATAATGCCCTGATCCATAAAGGTGACTACATACTGCGCATACTTTACGCCGATAATCACTCCCGGGCCATAACGTGCGTGCTGTACCCTTGATCCCTTACCGGCAGTTAATTCTTCCATTGATGCGAAAATTTACCTGACAATATAATACAAGTTATTGAAAAAGTGCATTTTGTGAAATATCACTCCATATTCACAATCGCTTTTATAACGCCGTTGGCCGGATTCAGCCAGCTTTCAAATTCATCTTTTACCTCCCCGAAATGGACCCTGTGGGTAATGTAGGTAGTAGGATCGACCTCTCCGCTTTTCATACAGCGGATCACATGTTCAAAATCCTCCCGGGTAGCATTCCTGCTACTCATGAGGGTGGCTTCCCTTTTGTGGAATTCCGGGTGGCTCACACAGATCTCGCCTTTCTGCAACCCTACCAGTACATAACGGGCCCCATGCGCCATATAGGCAAAACCACCGTTTATAGCCTGCTGGCTGCCTGTGGCATCAATTACCACTGTCGGCATATCGTCGCCTGTGATCTGCTTTAAAGTGGCCATCACGTCCTCCGTTTTTGCATTGACAGTATGGGCCACTTTCAGCTTCTGTTTACAAAAATCAAGACGGGCGGGATTAATGTCCATCGCAATGACCTGCGCCCCTGCAATCCGCGCAAATTCCATAATTCCCAGCCCTATCGGACCGGCCCCTATCACCAGCACAAATTCCCCGGGCACTACACCGGCACGACGCACGCCATGGGCGCCAATAGCCAGTGGCTCCACGAGCGCCAGCGCGTCCATGCTCAAACCTTCCCCGTGCACCAGGGATGCCGACGGCACCAGCAGATATTCTACCATACCACCGTCCACATGCACACCACACACTTTGATATTTGTACAGCAATTAGGCTTCCCGTTCCGGCAGGCTACACAGGTCCCGCAATTAAAATAGGGAATAAAAGTAACCGGCTCGCCGGCGGTAAAGCCAGGTGCATTGTCAAAAGAGACCAGTTCCCCTGCCAGCTCATGGCCCAGGATGCGGGGATAGGAAAAATAAGGCTGTGTGCCTTCAAAAGCATGCAGATCGGTACCACAAATGCCTATCCTTTTGATCCTGACAATCGCATGATCAGCGGTCAATACAGGCATGTCCGTTTCTCCATATTCAAACTTACCAGGCGTGGTACAGGTGAGTATTTTCATAAAGTGTTCATATTGTGCCGGGCTAAAATAATAAAAAAATAACCGCCCGGTATAAAAAACCGGGCGGTCACCTGTACAATGATACTTATCTGGTATTATTCTTTTCGTACTTTAAGACTGGCAGAATCTTTCGCGGCCTTTTTCTTCCTGTCTTCTTCTTTTTTCTGCTGCTCTTCCGCCTGTTTCCTGGCGGCCTTTTCCTTCTTTTTGTAATAGCCCCTCAACAGGAAATTATGTTTCAAGGCTTCCATATTCTCACTAAAACCATCTGAACCTCTCCGGATGGATTTTACCGTTTTCTTCGCCTCCGTCACAGTACCTTCCAGGCTGTTCGCAAGGCTGTCGCTATACAGCAACCTGCCGATACTGCCCTTTCCCTGGTTGATCTGCGTGGCAATGCCTGCCAGCTGTTCGGTGATCACCTCTGCATTTTCGGCCACGCCGGAAAGCCTGTCAAGCACCCTGTCATAATCCATGGGATTCACTGCCTGGATGGCATCCCCATCTTCGACGGGGGTGTCATTCTGCGTACCGGAGCTGATGGTGATCAGTTTATCGCCCATCAAACCATCTGAGCTGATGCCCGCCACGGCGCCCTTCTTAATGAAAGGCTTCACCTTTTCCTTAATACGCAGGGCAACACGGGCAGTTGTATCGGATAATATATCAATACTTTCTACAGTACCTACATTTATACCAACGAAACGCACGTTATTTCCCACCTGCAATCCTCCGACGTTCTTAAAGGTTCCGTAAAGCACAAAAGTCCTCTGAAACAGGCTCTTATTCCTTCCGATCAGGAAAATACCCACTAATAATAGTCCCAGCGTAACTGTAGCAAAGATGCCTACTTTGATTTTCTGTTGTGTTTTCTGCTGCATGCTTTACTATTTAAAAAAGTTATTAATGAGTTCATCCGGCGATTTCGCCAGTTCATCATATGTACCCGTTGCAATAAATTCGCCATCATTCATCACAGCAATACGATCTGCCACTATACGGGCACAGGCCATATCATGCGTGATAATAATGGAAGATGTTTCATATTTTTCCTGCAGCCTCACGATCAGTTCACTGATCTCCCGCGAAGTGATAGGGTCAAGTCCTGTGGTCGGTTCGTCATATAAAATAATCTCCGGACGAAGTATCAGTGTACGTGCCAGTCCTACCCTTTTGCGCATACCTCCCGAAAGATCAGCAGGATATTTATCAATTGCTTCTTCCAGCCCAACACTTTCCAGTACATCTTTCACCCGTTTTTCCATCTCAGCGTCATCTTTCATTTTCAGCACACGGGTAAGGGGAAACAACAGGTTCTCACGCACCGTCATCGAATCGTACAACGCGCCGCTCTGAAAGAGAAACCCCAGCTTGCTACGCAGCTCTTTCAGCTCATCTTCGGGCAGTTCCTTCACCTCTTTGCCGAATACCTTTAAACTGCCATCATCAGGTTCCAGCAGCCCGGCTACACATTGAATGGTCACGGATTTACCCTGACCGGACCGCCCCAATACGACAATATTCTCTCCTTTATGAAGTTCAAGGTTGATGTCCTTTAGTACCTCATTGTCGCCGAACGATTTTTTCAGATGTTCAATACGTATCACAACATCATCTTCTACGGCAGTATGCGTTGTTTTTTCCTCTACGGATGTATCATTCATATCTATCGGCTTAAACATTTAGTAGTTTGCTTTTCCTCTGCAGCGGTATCATTCATGCCAGTCAGCTGAAACATTTGGTAGTTGCTTTTTCCTCTACGGATGTATCATTGATGCCAGTCAGATAAACATTTGGCAGTTGTTTTTTCTGCTACAGATGTATTATTCATGATTCATGCTTGCCGGCCGGACATTTAATAATAGATCAGGTTCGTGAGCTGCACGGCGACAGCATCTATGAATATGATCCATATCGAAGCGCTCACTACGGCAGAGTTGGCGGCGTGGCCCACACTCTCCGTTCCCCGCGATGCATGATACCCTTTATAGCACCCTACGAACCCGATCGCATATCCGAAGAAAAATGTCTTTATCACCGCAGGTATCAGGTCGCTGAACTCCAGTGCATTGAAAGACTTCCGGAAGAACAGCGCAGGGCTGACATGCTCCTGTATATTCACGCCAACCCAGCCGCCCACCAGCGCCAGCCCATCGGCCATGATCGTTAGCAGCGGCACCATGATGGTACAGGCCAGGATGCGCGTTACTACCAGGTATTGCACCGGGTTAGCGCTGGATACTTCCATAGCCGCGATCTGCTCTGTCACTTTCATACTTCCCAGTTCAGCGCCAATGCTGGAAGCTATCTTACCCGTACAGATCAGCGCAATGATAACGGGCCCGATCTCACGCACAATAGAAATAGACACCATACCAGGCACATAACTCTCCGCACCGAAATCTTTCAGCGTAGGTTGTGTTTGCAGTGTAAGTACGAAACCGATAATAAAACCATTGATAGCCACAAGGCCGATGGAACGGTATCCCACAATAAAACACTGACGGAAGAATTCTCCCCACTCAAATCCGTCGCGGAATATATTACGGGCAAACTGACCGGTGAAAACAACCTGGTCTCCAAGCATTTCCATGTATTTGTTAATAGCAGATGTAAGCGCACTGGCCATATTTGTAAGCATTAGGTCAACTGATTCAGGTAGTGGAAATGATCATCCCTGATATAAGAAGGATGGAATTTTCATGCCATGGCAGGAAATAATGGTTTTCAGGCAGAAACAGCAATAAAAACTTACTTTATTGGGTAATATTTTGCCCAACCTGTACAAAGAAGCATAGCATTTCCCAATACTGTTTATTACTTTTGAAAAGAATATGTACACGTCTATGATTCATTTAAAAAGATACCACATATATCTGCTGTTGTTACTGTTTACCCTTGCCTGCGGAGAAAAGAAGGACACAGGCTTTACAATAGAAAAGATCCCCGACCCCATGCAGCATGGTGCTTATGTAAGCAATCCGGATCACCTAGTCAGCCAGGAGACCGAAACCAGGCTCAATGAACAAATGCGGCAACTCGACCAGTCCGGCCGTGCCCAGGTGGCGATCATACTGCTGAATACTATTGGCGATAAAGTTCCGAAAGACGTTGCGCATGATGTTTTCAGGCTGTGGAAACCCGGGCAGCAGGGAAAAGATAATGGCCTCGTGGTATTACTGGTGAATGACCAGCACAGGATAGAATTTGAGACCGGCTATGGACTGGAAGGCGACCTGCCCGACGTGATCTGTTTCCGGATCCAGCAATCAGAAATGCTGCCCTCTTTTAAACAAAACAACATCGATGAGGGCATGTTGAAAGGAATGACGGCGCTTATAAATGTGCTGCAGTCGGCCACAGATACCATAAATATCACACAGGTGGCCCAGGCAGGCGACGCCGCGCCATCCGACACCGAAGCAGCTAACGCTGGAATGGATGCGGCTACAGGTGCCCCTCAGGAACAAACATTCTCTGACGCCATTACCTCTCACGATGTACCGGAACATGAGGCGCCGGGCATCGGCTCACTGATATTGTATGTACTCTACGCATTATTTGCCACCATCTTCGTGGTAAGGCCTGGCATTGCTAAAAGACGTAAGGATCTCCCTCAATTATTCAAAGCAGGGATATGGCATAAGTTCTGGGTATACGCATTGCCGTTTGTAGTGCTGCTTATACTGGTGAGTATCCCGGGGTCTTCGTACCACTGGTGGATGCTCCCTGTTATTGCATACCTGAATCTCCTGGCTTACCTGAGTTACCGTGCATTCACCATCAATAAGAAAGCAGCTGTTTTACTGGCAGGTCTTGACCGCCATGTGCAATATGAAACATTAAACCTGGCGCACGCTAATAGCTGGCTATCTTCGATCCTGTTCCCGCTGCCCCTGCTTGCCTATTCAAGGTGGCATATCATGCGGATGAATAAGCTGCGGTATGATCCCTACAATTGTGAAACTTGTCATCGACCAATGCAGTTATTGAAAAGAGGGAAAAAACGGGAAATGCTGGAGCCGGTACAGGTAGCGGAAGATAAAGTAGGTGCTGTTATTTACGATGTATGGTACTGCAAAAAATGCGAGGAAAAAAAGGTATTAGGTTACCGTAACCTCCGCACGGATGCTACCAATTGCCCTTCCTGCAACGCGCTTACCTTCGTAGCAGGCCGCCGCCGGGTAATAACACCAGCCACAACCCGTCACGAAGGAAAAGGCATCCAGCTTTATGTGTGTAAACACTGTAATTATACCAAGGAAGAAACCTATGTTATTGCTAAGTTATCTTCGGGCGGTTCTTCCGGTTCCTCTTCAGGGTCATCAGGCTCCTCATCCTCGTCTGGTGGCTGGGGAGGAGGCAGTTCCGGAGGTGGCGGCGCCGGCAGCAGCTGGTAAAAAATCTGATCCCTGATCTTGATCATTGTTTATTGTCCGGAATAGGGATATTTTTGCACTTATGAATTCTGAAAAACAACTGAGGAAAGGACCTAACTGGTGGCGTCAATTCGACTTTTTGGGGATGCACCTGCTGCCGATTCTGGCAATTTTCACGCACGTGACAGCTTTTGACTGGATTTTATGTGCCGCATTGTATGTAGTTCGCATGTTCTTCGTAACCGGCGGATATCATCGATATTTTTCCCATCGAACGTTCAAAACTTCGCGCGTATTCCAGTTCATCCTGGCCGGAGGCGCACAGAGCAGTTTACAGAAAGGCGTATTATGGTGGGGTGCCAATCACCGTATCCATCACAAACACAGCGATACTCCGGAGGATCCGCACTCTGCTAATATATATGGTTTCTGGTACGCTCACATGGGCTGGATCATGGGACCTGAATATAAACCAACCCGTTACGACCTGGTAAAGGATTTTAAGCAACCGGAACTGTTCTGGCTGAATAAATACCACTTTGTACCCGGACTGGTACTGGCAGTTGCTGTGTATTTCGTAGG from Chitinophaga filiformis carries:
- a CDS encoding zinc-binding alcohol dehydrogenase family protein; the encoded protein is MKILTCTTPGKFEYGETDMPVLTADHAIVRIKRIGICGTDLHAFEGTQPYFSYPRILGHELAGELVSFDNAPGFTAGEPVTFIPYFNCGTCVACRNGKPNCCTNIKVCGVHVDGGMVEYLLVPSASLVHGEGLSMDALALVEPLAIGAHGVRRAGVVPGEFVLVIGAGPIGLGIMEFARIAGAQVIAMDINPARLDFCKQKLKVAHTVNAKTEDVMATLKQITGDDMPTVVIDATGSQQAINGGFAYMAHGARYVLVGLQKGEICVSHPEFHKREATLMSSRNATREDFEHVIRCMKSGEVDPTTYITHRVHFGEVKDEFESWLNPANGVIKAIVNME
- a CDS encoding TPM domain-containing protein, producing MIHLKRYHIYLLLLLFTLACGEKKDTGFTIEKIPDPMQHGAYVSNPDHLVSQETETRLNEQMRQLDQSGRAQVAIILLNTIGDKVPKDVAHDVFRLWKPGQQGKDNGLVVLLVNDQHRIEFETGYGLEGDLPDVICFRIQQSEMLPSFKQNNIDEGMLKGMTALINVLQSATDTINITQVAQAGDAAPSDTEAANAGMDAATGAPQEQTFSDAITSHDVPEHEAPGIGSLILYVLYALFATIFVVRPGIAKRRKDLPQLFKAGIWHKFWVYALPFVVLLILVSIPGSSYHWWMLPVIAYLNLLAYLSYRAFTINKKAAVLLAGLDRHVQYETLNLAHANSWLSSILFPLPLLAYSRWHIMRMNKLRYDPYNCETCHRPMQLLKRGKKREMLEPVQVAEDKVGAVIYDVWYCKKCEEKKVLGYRNLRTDATNCPSCNALTFVAGRRRVITPATTRHEGKGIQLYVCKHCNYTKEETYVIAKLSSGGSSGSSSGSSGSSSSSGGWGGGSSGGGGAGSSW
- a CDS encoding MlaD family protein; this encodes MQQKTQQKIKVGIFATVTLGLLLVGIFLIGRNKSLFQRTFVLYGTFKNVGGLQVGNNVRFVGINVGTVESIDILSDTTARVALRIKEKVKPFIKKGAVAGISSDGLMGDKLITISSGTQNDTPVEDGDAIQAVNPMDYDRVLDRLSGVAENAEVITEQLAGIATQINQGKGSIGRLLYSDSLANSLEGTVTEAKKTVKSIRRGSDGFSENMEALKHNFLLRGYYKKKEKAARKQAEEQQKKEEDRKKKAAKDSASLKVRKE
- a CDS encoding ABC transporter ATP-binding protein, translated to MNDTSVEEKTTHTAVEDDVVIRIEHLKKSFGDNEVLKDINLELHKGENIVVLGRSGQGKSVTIQCVAGLLEPDDGSLKVFGKEVKELPEDELKELRSKLGFLFQSGALYDSMTVRENLLFPLTRVLKMKDDAEMEKRVKDVLESVGLEEAIDKYPADLSGGMRKRVGLARTLILRPEIILYDEPTTGLDPITSREISELIVRLQEKYETSSIIITHDMACARIVADRIAVMNDGEFIATGTYDELAKSPDELINNFFK
- a CDS encoding MlaE family ABC transporter permease — translated: MLTNMASALTSAINKYMEMLGDQVVFTGQFARNIFRDGFEWGEFFRQCFIVGYRSIGLVAINGFIIGFVLTLQTQPTLKDFGAESYVPGMVSISIVREIGPVIIALICTGKIASSIGAELGSMKVTEQIAAMEVSSANPVQYLVVTRILACTIMVPLLTIMADGLALVGGWVGVNIQEHVSPALFFRKSFNALEFSDLIPAVIKTFFFGYAIGFVGCYKGYHASRGTESVGHAANSAVVSASIWIIFIDAVAVQLTNLIYY
- a CDS encoding acyl-CoA desaturase: MNSEKQLRKGPNWWRQFDFLGMHLLPILAIFTHVTAFDWILCAALYVVRMFFVTGGYHRYFSHRTFKTSRVFQFILAGGAQSSLQKGVLWWGANHRIHHKHSDTPEDPHSANIYGFWYAHMGWIMGPEYKPTRYDLVKDFKQPELFWLNKYHFVPGLVLAVAVYFVGNKVNGAGWFDWSAGLSTLLIGFFLSTIFLYHGTFTINSLMHKWGKPRYNTGDFSKNSLILALVTLGEGWHNNHHYYQSATRQGFFWWEIDITYYILRTLGFFGIVWDIRGVPEKVKTSNLLTEEAKEQVKAANRKLVEANR